CCATAGTCCCGGCCATCCGCCAGGCGCTGGGCGATCAGGTGTCGCTGCTGGTGGACGCCAACTCGGGTTTCTCGCCACAGCGGGCCATCGAGGTCGGCCGCCTGCTGGAGCAGCATGGCATCGAGCACTTCGAGGAGCCGTGCCCCTACTGGGAGCTGGAGCAGACCAAGCAGGTGGCCGATGCCCTGGACGTCGCCGTCACCGGTGGCGAGCAGGACTGCGACCTGGCCACCTGGCGGCGGCTGATCGACATGCGCGCGGTCGACATCGTGCAGCCGGACATCCTCTATCTGGGCGGCATCACCCGTTCCATGCAGGTGGCCGAGATGGCCGCCAAGGCTGGGCTGCCCTGCACCCCGCACTGCGCCAACCTGTCCATGGTGACCCTGTTCACCATGCACTACCTCAAGGCGCTGCCCAACGCCGGCAAGTACCTGGAATTCTCCATCGAAGGACCGGACTACTATCCGTGGCAGGAGGGCCTGTTCGTCGAGTCGCCCTATCGCATCGAGGACGGTGGCATCCTCATCTCCGAGGCACCCGGCTGGGGTGTCGAAATCGCGCCGGAGTGGCTGGCGAAATCCACCTACCAGCTCAGCGAGGTACAGCAGTGACCAGCACCACCGAACAACTGATCGGCGAATACTTCGCCACCGGCACTCTGGCTGGACTGCCGAGCGGGCACTTCATCGACGGCAAGTTCCGTCCCGCCGCCTCCGGGCAGACCCTGGAAACCTTCGACCCGGGTACGGCCAAGGCCTTCGCCCGTTTCGCCGCCGGCGATGCCGAGGATGTCGAGGCGGCGGTCGCCTCGTCCGATCGCGCCTTCCGCGAGTGCTGGCGCAAGGTCGCACCGGCGGAGCGCGGGCGCATCCTGCAGCGCACCGCCGAGGCCATCCGTGCCAATGCCGAGCGCCTGGCAGTGGTGGAGACCCTGGATAACGGCAAGTCCCTGGCCGAGGCCCAGGGCGATATCCGCTCTGCGGCCCGGCTGTTCGAGTACTACGCGGGCGCGGCCGACAAGTTGCAGGGCGAGACCCTGCCCCTGGGCATGGACTATGTGTCCTACACCAGCCTGGAGCCGGTGGGCGTCACCGCCCATATCATCCCCTGGAACTACCCGACCTCGACCATGGTGCGCGGCATAGCCCCGGCCCTGGCCGCCGGCTGCACCGTGGTGGTCAAGCCGGCGGAGCAGACGCCGCTGACCGCGCTGATGCTGGCCGAGATCCTCCGCGACGCCGGTCTGCCCGACGGCGTGTGCAACGTGCTGACCGGCACGGGCGTCGCCGTTGGCGCGCCGCTGGTGGCCCACGAGAAGGTCCGTCACGTCACCTTCACCGGCTCGGTCAATACCGGCCGCACGGTCATGCAGGCGGCGGCGCGCAACGTCGCCAGCGTGACCCTGGAGCTGGGCGGCAAGTCGCCGATGGTGATGCTCGCCGACTGCGACATGGACGCCGCGCTGGAAGACGTGCTCTGGGCCATCTACTCCAACTCCGGACAGATCTGTTCGGCCGGCTCGCGCCTGGTGATCGAGCGGTCGATTCACGCCACGTTCATCGAGCGCCTGGCGGCGCTGGCCGGCAAACTCAGCCATGGCCACGGCCTGCGCAACCCGCAGATCGGCGCGATCACCTCCCTGGATCAGCTGAGCAAGATCGCCGGCTATGTCGACGACGCCAAGGTCCGCGGCGTGCGGGTCGCCGCCGGCGGCTCGGCGACGGTGGATCAGGCCAGCGGCAGCGGCTGGTTCTTCCAGCCGACCATTCTGGACGGCGTCGGCCCCCAGGACCGGGTGGTGCAGGAGGAGATCTTCGGGCCGGTGCTCTCGGTGCAGGTCGCCGACTCCCCCGAAGAGGCCCTGGCATTGGCCAACGGCACGGAATTCGGCCTGGCCGCCGGCATCTACACCCGCGACATCAAGAAGGCCCTGCGTCTGGCGCGGGATATAGACGCCGGTCAGATCTATATCAACGAGTACTATGCCGGTGGCGTTGAGACACCATTCGGTGGTAACAAGATGTCCGGATTCGGGCGCGAGAAGGGCCTGGAAGGGCTGCGCGCCTATTGCCGGGTCAAGTCCGTCACGGCGCGCATCTGATGCGTGCTGGCATGGCATTTGCTGGGATATTTATCGTCGAGGCACTCGGGGCGGCGTGGAGACTGACCCGCCATTGTTGATGTTGTTTTGAGCTACATCCGAATAAGACAGCCAATTAAAGGAGAACAACTCATGAGCACAATTTTCGACGACATCGCCGAGCGCTTCCGCCAGGGGCGGATCGATCGACGCACCTTCATGATGAGCATGGTCGCCGCCGGCGCCAGCGTCGCCCTGGCCGGCTCCCTGGTCGGACGGGTCGAGGCGGCCACGCTGACGCCGAAGAAGGGCGGGCACTTCAAGCTGGGCATCGGCGCCGGCTCGACCACCGACTCCTTCGACCCGGCCACCTACGCCGACAACTACATGCAGTCGGTCGGCCACGCGGTGCACAACTACCTGACCGAGGTGACCAACACCGGCGGCCTGAAATCCGAGCTGGCCGAAAGCTGGGACTCCTCCGGCGACGCCAAGCAGTGGACGTTCAAGCTGCGCCAGGGCATCGAATTCCACAACGGCAAGACCCTCGATGCCAACGACGTCATCGCCTCGCTCAACCACCACCGCGGCGAAGCCTCGAAATCGGCGGCCAAGTCCATCGTCGACCCGATCGTCGACATCAAGGCCGACGGCAAGGACACCGTGGTCATCACCCTCAGCGGTGGCAATGCCGACTTCCCGTTCCTGCTGTCCGACTACCACCTGCCGATCCTGCCGGCCAAGGACGGCGTGATCAACGCCACCGAGGCGGTCGGTTGCGGCGCCTTCGTCCTGGAAAGCTTCGACCCCGGCGTACGCGCCCGGGTCAAGCGCAACCCCAACTACTGGAAGGACGACCGCGGCTGGTTCGATTCAGTGGAGTTCCTGGTCATCACCGATGTGGCGGCCCGCACCAACGCCCTGACCACGGGCGAGATCCATGCGATGAACCGCTGCGACCTGAAGACCGTGCACCTGCTCAAGCGCATCGCCGGCCTCGATCTGTATTCGGTCAACGGTGGCCAGCACTACACCCTGCCGATGAACACCACCCTGGCGCCGTTCAAGGACAACAACGTGCGCATGGCGCTCAAGCATGCCCTGGACCGCAAGGCCCTGGTGCAGACCCTGCTGCGCGGCTATGGCGAGGTGGCCAACGACCATCCGATCAGCCCCGGTTACCGCTATTTCAACAAGGAGCTGGCGCAGCGCGAGTACGACCCGGAGAAGGCCAAG
The genomic region above belongs to Pseudomonas benzenivorans and contains:
- a CDS encoding mandelate racemase/muconate lactonizing enzyme family protein, whose amino-acid sequence is MMKINKLETFCNEFVGFVRVTADDGSVGWGQLSTYNSDITAQVFHRQVAPWALGADVLDIAALMREIPEREHKYPGSYLRRAMAGLDTALWDLRGKLEGKPVVSLLGGTPGRLRAYASSMRRDITPEDEAQRLLRLRDEFGFDAFKFRVARECGHDVDEWPGRTEAIVPAIRQALGDQVSLLVDANSGFSPQRAIEVGRLLEQHGIEHFEEPCPYWELEQTKQVADALDVAVTGGEQDCDLATWRRLIDMRAVDIVQPDILYLGGITRSMQVAEMAAKAGLPCTPHCANLSMVTLFTMHYLKALPNAGKYLEFSIEGPDYYPWQEGLFVESPYRIEDGGILISEAPGWGVEIAPEWLAKSTYQLSEVQQ
- a CDS encoding aldehyde dehydrogenase family protein, with the translated sequence MTSTTEQLIGEYFATGTLAGLPSGHFIDGKFRPAASGQTLETFDPGTAKAFARFAAGDAEDVEAAVASSDRAFRECWRKVAPAERGRILQRTAEAIRANAERLAVVETLDNGKSLAEAQGDIRSAARLFEYYAGAADKLQGETLPLGMDYVSYTSLEPVGVTAHIIPWNYPTSTMVRGIAPALAAGCTVVVKPAEQTPLTALMLAEILRDAGLPDGVCNVLTGTGVAVGAPLVAHEKVRHVTFTGSVNTGRTVMQAAARNVASVTLELGGKSPMVMLADCDMDAALEDVLWAIYSNSGQICSAGSRLVIERSIHATFIERLAALAGKLSHGHGLRNPQIGAITSLDQLSKIAGYVDDAKVRGVRVAAGGSATVDQASGSGWFFQPTILDGVGPQDRVVQEEIFGPVLSVQVADSPEEALALANGTEFGLAAGIYTRDIKKALRLARDIDAGQIYINEYYAGGVETPFGGNKMSGFGREKGLEGLRAYCRVKSVTARI
- a CDS encoding ABC transporter substrate-binding protein — encoded protein: MSTIFDDIAERFRQGRIDRRTFMMSMVAAGASVALAGSLVGRVEAATLTPKKGGHFKLGIGAGSTTDSFDPATYADNYMQSVGHAVHNYLTEVTNTGGLKSELAESWDSSGDAKQWTFKLRQGIEFHNGKTLDANDVIASLNHHRGEASKSAAKSIVDPIVDIKADGKDTVVITLSGGNADFPFLLSDYHLPILPAKDGVINATEAVGCGAFVLESFDPGVRARVKRNPNYWKDDRGWFDSVEFLVITDVAARTNALTTGEIHAMNRCDLKTVHLLKRIAGLDLYSVNGGQHYTLPMNTTLAPFKDNNVRMALKHALDRKALVQTLLRGYGEVANDHPISPGYRYFNKELAQREYDPEKAKFYLKQAGLSTLKVDLSAADAAFAGAVDAAVLFKEHAAKAGIDINVMREPNDGYWDNVWMKKPWSMSYWGGKPTEDWAFSVAYAKGAAWNETFWDNERFNTLLVAARAELDEKLRAEMYGEMQVLLRDDGGALLPMFANYVGATSKKVGHDALASNWDLDGLRAAERWWFV